The following are encoded together in the Cynocephalus volans isolate mCynVol1 chromosome 4, mCynVol1.pri, whole genome shotgun sequence genome:
- the LOC134375306 gene encoding large ribosomal subunit protein uL22, with translation MVRYSLDPENPTKSCKSRGSNLRVHFKNTRETAQAIKGMHIRKATKYLKDVTLQKQCVPFRRYNGGVGRCAQAKQWGWTQGRWPKKSAEFLLHMLKNAESNAELKGLDVDSLVIEHIQVNKAPKMRRRTYRAHGRINPYMSSPCHIEMILTEKEQIVPKPEEEVAQKKKISQKKLKKQKLMARE, from the coding sequence ATGGTTCGCTATTCGCTTGACCCAGAAAACCCCACAAAATCGTGTAAGTCGAGAGGTTCAAATCTTCGTGTTCACTTTAAGAACACCCGTGAAACTGCTCAGGCCATTAAGGGTATGCATATCCGTAAAGCCACCAAGTATCTGAAGGATGTCACCTTACAGAAGCAATGTGTACCATTCAGGCGTTACAATGGTGGAGTTGGTAGGTGTGCCCAGGCCAAACAGTGGGGTTGGACACAGGGTCGGTGGCCCAAAAAGAGTGCTGAATTTTTGCTGCACATGCTTAAAAATGCAGAGAGTAATGCTGAACTTAAGGGTTTAGATGTAGATTCTCTGGTGATTGAGCATATCCAGGTGAACAAAGCACCCAAGATGCGCCGCCGTACTTACAGAGCTCATGGTCGGATTAACCCATACATGAGCTCCCCCTGCCACATCGAAATGATCCTTACTGAAAAGGAACAAATCGTTCCCAAACCAGAAGAAGAGGttgcacagaagaaaaagatatcccagaagaaactgaagaaacaaaaacttatggCTCGAGAATAA